Genomic window (Capsicum annuum cultivar UCD-10X-F1 chromosome 10, UCD10Xv1.1, whole genome shotgun sequence):
GTGCTTACATGACCTAAAAATGCTTGCAATTAAGGTATGTTGTAAAGGTGTCACGTAAGCACAAAACGTGGACACTAATATAATAGAATTGAGTTTAGGAGTAGTAGGAcctgtcgtagcaactttggctATAGCTCGAGGGGTTTATAGTGCCTTATCTCGTTTAACAAAGTAAAAAGACCAAGTATTCCTTCATTCAGGTCTCGGGTTCGAGTACCCTTGGTTACGTAGTCACCTTTGTTCGGGAGTGCTTTACCCCCAACGTGGGACTTCCTAGCGCGGATTCGGATTTAGTCAGGTTCCAATGTAGGTATCGGGCACTGtgtggaaaacaaaaaaaaaaaaagactcttGGAtgttgtgatcttaaattaaagatatgtcaaatttatgaaaaatgtcTTTAATCTTGCGGTCTTAaatatgaaaagttgaaatttatgAGTGGCAAAAGAAAATGTTCATTCTTTTTGAGACGGACTACTTGAAACAGAGTGAGTATTTCATCTGAACTAATATTTTGCTTCTCGAGATTCAACCTGACAACATGATAAAATGTACTATTTGTTTCGTCATATCGATATGAGAAGAATTACACTTagttatagaatattttaaatttaattctaAAATGTCGAGTTGATCTAGCTTTGAGTATTAGCCGAGTTGGCTTTTGTTGAAAGTGTCCCATAAAATGGGACAGAAAGGTGTGGTCTATTGGTCAATGTAGTGGTCAAGAAcctgaggtctcaggttcaagtCCCAGTGAAGTGGAGATAAATCACtgggtgatttcttcccatctctCCTAGCCTTGGTGGGCggtggtgggaggtggcaggtattcTGTGGAATTAGTCAAGTTGCATACAAGCTGACTTGAACACTACGAttatttaaaaaaggaaaaaaaagggacAAGGGGAGTATTAGATTTTTCAAGAAGATATAATCTTTTCATGAATTTCGGGCTGCAATGGTTTACTATGTAGATTTATGTCTAACGTTGTTAATCCTTGTGTTATTTTTTGTGGTTGTGTGATACTTAACCCACAATTATCTGGAATAGAATTCAACCTCTTTAAGGCCTAGTTTGGTGCTATCTGGATTAGACCATTCATTGACTTTGAACACATCGGAGTTTAACTTTTAGTTGTAAATGGTTTAACATTAccgcacccaagggtgtggcctagtggtcaatgaagtggttgTTAACCTAAGGTCTCTGGTTCAAATTTCAGTAGAGACAAAAAgcactaggtgattcttcccatttgtcctagccttggtggatagagttatttGATATCTATTGCTCGTGGAGGTAGCAGGTATcacgtggatttagtcgaggtgcgcgaaaGATGGCTCAGACACCATAGTTACCCAAAAAAAGGGTTGACATTACCGATACATCAAGTACATTAAGGAACTGCTTCTGTAGACTATTTTCATTTTTGCTTGGGAAGCAAAAGATTGTGCCTTTCTGGTTTTCTTGATATTATTAACTCCATGCCAAAACTTCCTTACCCAGGCGGGTGGACCCCTTAGATTAAACCGATTGCAAAGGAATACTTGGGGAGGACTGGAGTATCATGGCACGGTAATAACATAAGACAAACCGATCACCACTaagatatgaaaatttatttgagTTATCTGAGTTATCGAATAAAGCTGGTATAGAACATGACAGGATAACGATTAAGGAGGATAGGGTGGTTGTGGTTAAGTTTCAGCTACTAGTTTATTGCATTTTGATGATGTTTGCTTGCTTCCTCTGGGTCCGAAAATCAGCTGCATATATTGGATGTATCACTGGCTGTTAGGAAGGTCAAATAATACAGCCACTTCTCTCTCTTCTCTGATGATGTGACTTCCTTTTCCTATAAGTTTCACAAAATGTGGAATGGACCTAATGTTTGATGCGTGGGAAGAGGTAGAATCCTAGATACAAGGCATCCTTAAAAGATTCATGATAATAATAAGATGTTGAGGTTGAGCTAATATTTTTGTTGTCTAGTTACTGCAGGTATTTCATTAAGGTTCAGTGACAGATGTAGGGTTTGGATTTTTTCTTTATTGAGATATTGTGAATTACTTGTGGGATTTCTTTGGCTATATTGTTGTTGAGCTATTGTGGATTACGTAGTATGGGGTGAATTTTCTTGGTTAGGTGAATATTTAATATATGTTATGGAAAGACATGTATTTTAACAATGGTCACATCTTCTTGATGGGAAAATCCAAGATGGTATTAAGGATCAACAGATCTAATCCTCACATTGAATTACTATCATTTGTTGCAATCCTCAGAACTGCTTAGCTGATCTCAGACATGCTAGATTGAAGGGCTGGACAAAGATTCTCGGCGAATTGTTCAGTACTATGAGAACCACATCTAGGTACTGCGGGAATAGTTAGGTAGTGTGAGCAAGAGAAATCAAAATCTCATGAAAAGCACGATGTAGTATAAAATGAAGTAGAGCAGGGTTCGAATCAAGTGTTAGATGTGACAGGAGTTTTAACAAATAGAAACTAGATTAGTTTGTACTTTGTAGGGTACTATGTTTAGCAATTGGTTTGAAAATTTCCTTGAGGACTTGAGTTGGACAAGTCCAGTCTTTAAGCTAAAAACTTTGGCTTTTTAGCACCTGAGAGCTTTGTCCAAACATGAATCTAGAGGTTGCTCTGCTACAACAATTTATGTCCTTCAGATTGGCTGTTTGACTCTATGTATGCACATTTAGTCATAGTTGGTTGTGAACCCCAGTTTCGAGGAAAACAGACTTATTTTGTGTTCTATCGAATGGTCCTCATCACCATTCTTTGGGGACAGGAAAATGCCTCATCGAGATactgttttatccttttttttctctcttgtgATTACCAAGAAATCCGCTCTTTTAGGGAGATCCTTTACCCCGCCTAACtaaatgagagagagagagtggcTGCCTATTTCTTATATGAAATTAAAGGACTTCCAGTGATGCAATTCGAAACTCGATGAATAATGGACCCaataatgttttattttttcttgattcgAAAAGGATATTATGTTGGTAATACTCAGGTGACAAAATCAGAAAATAGGGATCCCATACGCAAGCTTGATCATGGTTTCTTCCTACATTTATCATGACTAGATGGAGCTTATCGGTgatctatatacatacacacatatgcATGGAATGAGTTCGTCTTTCATGGACATTCTTAGCCTTGTCATTTCTCTGTCTAAAGTTGATGCTCCATGTGAAATAGAAAGTTAATAGCTCCTTTCACGTCAGTTGAGGCCTACAGAAGATGAGTTAAGTTACCTGGTATCTggtgctggtgggaggtggcaggtatcccgtggatttagtcgagggcGCGAAAGCTGGCCCATACATCATGGTCATCCTAAAAAAAAGATGAGTGTTCTTGTATAGCACTTCTAATCTTATCTACCTAACCAAGTTAAGATGACACTTCAATGCTGCTTTCTGCTGCACTACTTATCTCAAAACCACTATGCAAATGAGTTCTCTTGTCCAAAATCTGCCGTTATCATGATCCACCCCTGTTGCTGTAgctcttttttcttatttttgggtTTGGCCGTCATGAGAAAATCGTCGAAGTAGGTTATCTGTTGTGTTGCAGCAGAGTGATGTTAGAGCAGCTTGGCGATGATTGAGAAGAAAGATGATTGATATAGTTAAGGTGTTTGTATTGTCTATCATCTATCATGATTCTGTGATTCTGTCTAGAGAAAGATATGAGGCAACTAGCAAATGAGCGCCATCTTTTAAGGGGGTAGTGGCTTGTTTAACTTGCAATATTTCTCTTCTTGGAAAGACAGTGATGTTTTATATCTATATTCGAATTGATGTTTTTACTAGTGTAAAGATAGCCaatcttttctattttcatttcgtAGAAACTATTTTAGATGGTCTTCTTTTTCATTATACATGAGCAGATGAACAAAGATTCCCCATGTGTGTTATGAATGCTCTTTTTGCTTTGTTTTTGAGGTTTTGGTGTGATTGaggggttggggtgggggtggaggtgAGGGGTGGGGGGGTGCTTGTGCGTGTTAGAACCGTCTGAATGATTTACAAATGCGTAGATGTGGGAGGAGAATTCATCATTTTGAAAGATTTTGCTTCCCGGTCAAATTTGCCTAATCTTCTTGcatgattctttttttttcgtGTTCTTTCAGTTCCTGTCTTGACAGAGGAAACATGGGATTCACTGGTTCTCAATGCTACTGAGCCCGTGGTGGTTGAGTTTTGGGCTCCCTGGTGTGGACCATGTCGCATGTTCCATCCAGTAATCAGCGAACTTGCAAAGCAATATACAGGAAGGGTAAGGTGCTTCAAGTTGAATACCGATGACAGTCCTACTGTAGCATCCAGATATGGAATCCGAAGCATCCCAACAATAATGATCTTCGTTAACGGAGAAAAGAAAGATGCTATCATTGGTGCTGTACCTAAAACCTGTCTAACTGCTAGCATAGACAGATTCTTGTAGAAACTGCTGAATGGTAGGCCAAGGCTCCATTTGGTTTGTTTggtgtttttttcttctttttgatagATTAAAACTAGAGTTGGTTTTGTTGTTATAGTAATCCTAGTTTTTTTCCCTGTTACAATGTGTTACACTCTCTTGATGTTCAATGGATCCTGTACTAAATTTGAGTTTTACTTGAACGAAGTGCAATTTTGTCTCTGGTTTCTAATTGACGTTTTTTTAACAAGAGCTAGTGGCATTAATattgaaccatataagtataCTCTACCCCGAAGGAGAGTGTTGAAGTATTGAttaagttgttgtcatgtgatcaagAGGTCATGGGTTTAAGCTTTACAGGAAGCCATAGCTATTAGACATGAAACGTTTTTCTTAGACTTCTCCTCCCTGCAGCGTTTTGAActctttctcaatcttttttttttttttttctttctgagaTCATTTTTTCCAATCTAACCTGAGatgtgaaattaattaaaatgaatttCTTAATAGTGGCCAATCCAATCTGAGATGTGAAACTAATTAAAATGACTTTCTTAATAGGGGTTAAATAGTGAAGTAGTCAATCACTAGTAAAACGTTTCCTGCTTTAGGCCTCCAAAATTTTGAGAATTCAGAGAAttcgaaaattttaaaagtaaattttatgattttaactttaaagaaaaaaataaatgaatgaaaaagtAATCTAATTGTTCaggaataatttaaaattttaagtcaaacaactcaaattttatattaataataaagttttaacaacaacatccaagttaatatattaaaaataaatggctaacatcttattaactataattaatctttacttttattaacaataatatattaatatatgaAGTTAAATGTTAcgtgtcttttaaaaatattacataaaaaatgattaatgtacaagattttttttttggaattattacaatattatttttgtgtgtatatgtatatatttaaggtGATGATTAATATGCaagattttctttttaattattacaatattatttttgtatgtatatgtatgtatttaagGTGTGTTATTAAAGTCTGCCTTTATaccactatttttatttttattgagacGTCTCTACCAGCATATGATTATCAGTAGATACTTTACTTCcattgttacttttttttttgaaattcactTTATTCACTTTTACCAATGTTTGAAGAAATATCACGAGCAGTGAACCAGAACCACAATCCAAGTGCAATGAAGAAGAACAGGGAAGAGCACTAAGGCAAAACCAAAATGCAAGTGGCAGGGCCAACAAGTAGAGGGATAGGGTGAAGTCTTGAGTAACCCCTACCTTATTGATTATCCTGTTCTTTCTTTGCTCCTTGCTATCCTATCTTTGCTATTGACTATGCTATGCTATAAGTGAAGACTATGTTTGCTATTGACGCTATCCTCCTGCCCATGCTATTTGACTTACTTCCTCCTGCCATGCTATTTGACTTAATTGTTAAGGTGTTTCGGAGAAACAATACGTTCTGCTCTATcatgtttttttataaaaagtaaGGTTAGATGATTCCTTGTGCATATTTAAACACCTTGTTCATATTTAGCTTGTTCATATTTAACAGAGACCACTAATTTTATTGTCCCTGTCACTTGCCTACACTTTTCTTCCATTGTTACTTTTTCCGAAATTCACTTTTACTTATGTTTGGGGAAGGATGATAAATTCCGGTAACGAAGACAAATAAAAGtaatatataattaagaaaagacaaaatacaTAGATATGCGCttgaattttttgacttttttcgtATTAATACCTCAACTAACCATTTACCTATTGAACCCCTGAATGCTTCATAAAATGTGTCAATTAAACACAATTGCTGACATGACATAGCAAGTGCAATACACTCTCTACTAATAGAGTGAGAAGCCATAATTaatccaaaattataaaaaaagacAACCAATCAAGAAAAGGCATATAGaaggaattaaaaaaaaggtTTAAATCATCGCCAGACACTTAAAGTTGTCCCGAAAATTTACTTAAACCCCTCAACTAAAGCTTATACTTATCAGGCAcctcaagtgctaaaattgaTACCTATCAGGCACAAAATGCTGATTTGGCAAGGAGAATATGTTACACTCTCCTTGGACGAGTGAATAATACAATAaatactttacttttttttaattaaaatacttatatttaaattattttattaatataatttttagttatcctaatattttaatttaaaaaaaaaaaaggaaaagtcccccccccccccccactcgGCCCAAGTCATCGTcttctcttcttcatcacccccttCCTCATCGTCTTCAACCCCCCATCCTCTCCGTAGTCATCTTCTTTTCCATTTAAAGTTTTCAAAGCCGTTGCCGGAACCCATAAACCATTGTCGGAAATTAGAGAACAATCAATATACTTAATTTTCTGCAGATTTTTTGAAGTATAAAATTAGGAAAATCATTTATGGATTTATGTAATAGAACAATTTTAGAATTTTGGAGTTGATTTTCTGGCGAGTCTCGATGAAAAATGTTTACTCTGTTGCTGCTCTTGTATGTGTGTGTGAACTGTGAAGGACGACGTCTATTTGTGTGTGTACTCTGTGTGTGTATTGTGTGAACTGTGAAGACGTCGGGGGAAGGGTGTGTGAAGATGACGAccgggtggggtggggggtgctttttttttttatttttttaatttaaaaaattattattaaatagataattaaatagaaaaatagaaaaaatcagtCATTCcacgtataatttttttttgccacgtattttttttaattggttaattTTGTCACGTCAGGCGAGTGTATTACACACATTCTATGCCTGTTGCTGATTAGGTAAAAAAGGCCTAATTGGATCAAAATTTGGATGGGCTAGCGGTCTGATAGGTACatgccttagttgaggggtctaagtgaattttcgaaacAATTTTAGGTGTCTGGCGATGACTTAagcctaaaaaaaaaaaaaagattgacaCTGTCATGGCATCCACCATCTGCCATGACCTACATCGTCTTCCTCTTCCATAAGCATAGCATTTATATCTTCAAATTACATCCCAAAACAATGGTATTTTTTGTATTACAATAAAATccaattaaaatttatatttaaaattagcTCAAAGTTGAATCATTCAAGTTTTTCACCAATGACTtcttcaatataaatttaaattcgaATTCCATAAATAAAATGAACTCCACTGAAAAAATATCCAACACACATCCATACAATATGAAAATAATTCACCTTCTTTCATTTTCAGATTTTCCTCTAATGATTTTTGGGTATGAggtcctctttttttttctcactaAAAATTGTATTTGAGAagtgagaaaaattaaaagaggctaaaaaaaaaaaaagaatattagaAAAAAGATAGGATGATaatagaagaagaggagaaaagaaGAAATTGAGTATATGTTATTAGCTAGTGGTGCTTCAACAGTGGAAAAAGATAAACTTTAGAGGaagaagaaacacaaaaaatagtttacttttcttttttttttccttaattttttttaatcttttcttctttggagACGTGGAATATTATGATTGATGATAGTTTCCTCATCACGACAAGTGTAATTTATGCGTCCAACACTTAAAAAATGTCGGTCTTAAAAAAGTGTCATGTCGAACATTTGTACTTAATTGAAATTATTTGTGAATGAATAAAGATTTTAATAAGTACGTGGGCTAATTGAGATCTCAATacgaaaaaagtcaaaaagttcagaaagttatttatgtattttgcttgaaaagagaagaagaagatgaagaaagtgtatttatattttatacacaAGGATGATTAGCTTTGGTCATTTGGGTAGGTTATTCCCAAGCCTAATTGCTTCAATAAGCCGTTAGTGTTCATTCCTTCTTTTGGTTTTTCCATTCCTTTTTAGCCCTttttattttacaagtttatgatGCACGTGTGCAATTACATCAAACAATATAATACGATAA
Coding sequences:
- the LOC107845777 gene encoding thioredoxin 1 — translated: MSTILDSIAISSSLFSSTNPRPSPPFSAAWNRRTHLKLTGFSTSYTSFNNKIALSSSSRICIRRTNSVSGEASDVSFDVPVLTEETWDSLVLNATEPVVVEFWAPWCGPCRMFHPVISELAKQYTGRVRCFKLNTDDSPTVASRYGIRSIPTIMIFVNGEKKDAIIGAVPKTCLTASIDRFL